From Apium graveolens cultivar Ventura chromosome 9, ASM990537v1, whole genome shotgun sequence, the proteins below share one genomic window:
- the LOC141684014 gene encoding probably inactive leucine-rich repeat receptor-like protein kinase At3g28040 gives MKKMMAYFQIMFLVCTTFLSGFKGEEPLRLLNDDVLGLIVFKTDLHDPFSRLHSWNQDDISPCSWSYVQCDPVTSRVSSLLLEGLGLSGKIGRGLQKLQHLKVLSLSKNNISGTISPELGLITSLERLDLSYNTLSGGIDPSSWTNLVSSIKFLDFSENSLSGPLPDILFENCSSLRSLSFSGNSFEGPIPSTLSKCNSLNNLNLSSNHFSGNLNFVSGFWTLTRLRTLDLSYNALTGPVPNGVAVIHYLKDLRLQGNQFSGLVPADIGLCPHLNKLDLCDNVFTGTLPNSLQQLKSLKYMSICKNMLDGDFPQWIGKMSSLEYVDFSSNSFKGFLPSSTGNLKSLTYLSLADNLFNGSIPESLFSLGLSHVDLSRNKLSGSIPSASSKLFESLEMMDLSANQLTGNIPEEMGLFSKLRYLNLSYNTLKSRIPPELGYSQNLTVLDLSYSSFFGPIPGDICESGSLRILQLDGNSLTGPVPEEIGNCSSLYLLSLSHNNLSDSIPRSISMLKKLKILKLEYNELSGEIPQELGKMENLLAVNISYNKLIGRLPVGGIFPSLNPSALNGNLGICSPLLKGPCKMNAPKPLVIDPFSYGYQNGGETTGNDSKRPKQYPPHKFLSVSAIISISAAVLIAAGVLVISLLNISARRRLTFVENSLESLCSSSARSGTTLSSGKLIWFNSKTSPDWNLSAEMLLNKATEIGGGVFGTVYRASFGDNGRNVAAIKKLATSNIIQSQEDFDREVRILGRARHPNLVELRGYYWTPELKLLVTNYEPNGSLQAKLEESPPLSWSNRFKIIMGTAKGLAHLHHSFRPPIIHYNIKPSNILLDENLNPKLSDFGLTRLLKKLEKHVVSNRFKSALGYVAPELACQSLRVNEKCDIYGFGVLILELVTGRRAVEYGEDNVVILNDHVRILLEQGNVLECVDPGMCDYPEDEVSPVLKLALVCTSHVPSDRPSMSDVVQILQVIKAPVPSRT, from the exons ATGAAGAAGATGATGGCCTATTTTCAAATAATGTTCTTAGTTTGCACAACTTTCTTGTCAGGTTTCAAAGGTGAAGAACCACTTAGATTACTCAATGATGATGTACTAGGCCTAATTGTGTTCAAAACAGATCTCCATGATCCATTTTCGCGCCTGCATTCGTGGAACCAAGATGATATATCACCATGTTCTTGGAGCTATGTGCAGTGTGATCCGGTAACAAGCCGCGTCTCCAGTTTATTACTAGAGGGCCTAGGCTTATCAGGAAAAATCGGAAGAGGCCTTCAAAAATTGCAACATCTTAAGGTACTGTCACTGTCCAAAAATAATATTAGTGGTACCATTAGTCCTGAATTAGGTCTTATTACTAGTCTTGAAAGACTTGACCTCAGTTATAATACTCTTTCGGGTGGTATTGATCCTTCTTCTTGGACAAACTTGGTAAGTTCAATTAAGTTTCTTGATTTTTCAGAAAATTCACTGTCAGGGCCTTTACCGGATATTCTGTTTGAAAATTGTTCGTCTCTTCGTTCACTTTCGTTTTCTGGGAATTCTTTTGAGGGTCCCATTCCTAGCACACTTTCTAAATGTAACTCTCTGAATAACCTTAATCTTTCCAGCAACCATTTTTCCGGAAACCTGAATTTTGTTTCAGGGTTTTGGACACTGACCAGGCTCCGAACTCTTGATCTTTCATACAATGCATTAACGGGGCCTGTCCCAAATGGTGTTGCAGTTATACATTACCTAAAAGATCTGAGGTTGCAAGGAAATCAGTTCTCAGGATTAGTACCAGCTGATATTGGGCTATGTCCACACTTGAATAAGCTAGATTTGTGTGATAATGTTTTCACAGGAACACTCCCAAATTCACTGCAACAGCTTAAGTCTTTAAAATATATGAGCATATGCAAAAATATGTTGGATGGAGATTTTCCTCAATGGATTGGTAAAATGAGCAGCCTTGAATACGTAGATTTTTCAAGTAATAGCTTTAAGGGGTTTTTGCCTTCATCAACGGGTAACCTCAAGTCCTTGACTTATCTAAGTCTAGCTGATAATTTATTCAATGGTAGCATACCCGAGAGCTTGTTTTCTTTGGGACTAAGCCATGTGGATTTATCAAGGAACAAACTAAGTGGTTCAATTCCTTCTGCTTCAAGTAAATTGTTCGAGTCTCTTGAAATGATGGATCTTTCAGCGAACCAGCTGACAGGAAATATTCCAGAAGAAATGGGCTTGTTCTCAAAGTTGAGATACTTAAACTTGTCATATAATACTCTCAAGTCAAGAATTCCTCCAGAGCTTGGATACTCTCAAAATCTAACAGTATTAGATCTGAGTTACAGCTCCTTCTTCGGTCCAATCCCCGGTGATATATGTGAATCAGGTAGCCTTCGAATTTTGCAGTTGGATGGAAATTCTTTGACAGGTCCAGTTCCTGAAGAGATTGGAAACTGCTCATCTCTTTACTTGCT GAGCTTGTCTCACAATAATTTGAGTGATTCCATTCCAAGATCAATTTCAATGCTGAAAAAGCTCAAAATTCTAAAACTTGAGTACAATGAGCTGAGTGGAGAGATACCACAAGAGCTTGGCAAAATGGAAAATCTTCTTGCAGTCAATATATCCTACAACAAGTTAATAGGAAGGCTTCCTGTTGGTGGAATATTTCCAAGCTTAAATCCTAGTGCATTGAATGGAAATTTAGGTATATGTTCACCTTTGTTAAAGGGTCCATGTAAGATGAATGCCCCCAAGCCTCTAGTGATTGATCCATTTTCATATGGCTATCAAAATGGTGGGGAGACCACAGGGAACGACTCAAAAAGACCCAAACAATATCCTCCACACAAGTTCCTCAGCGTATCTGCTATTATATCCATATCAGCTGCAGTTCTGATTGCAGCAGGAGTGTTAGTGATAAGCTTGCTTAACATATCTGCACGGAGGAGGCTTACATTTGTAGAGAATTCACTAGAAAGCTTGTGCTCGAGTTCAGCAAGGTCCGGAACTACATTGTCCTCGGGAAAACTCATTTGGTTTAATTCAAAAACATCACCGGACTGGAATTTAAGTGCAGAAATGTTGCTTAACAAGGCTACTGAAATTGGTGGTGGAGTTTTTGGAACAGTTTATAGGGCTTCATTTGGAGACAATGGTAGAAATGTGGCTGCAATAAAAAAACTTGCGACATCAAACATAATTCAGAGTCAAGAAGATTTTGATCGAGAAGTACGAATCTTGGGAAGAGCAAGGCACCCTAATTTGGTAGAACTAAGAGGGTATTACTGGACTCCTGAGCTGAAACTTTTGGTAACAAATTATGAACCAAACGGGAGCTTACAGGCTAAACTTGAAGAATCACCTCCACTTTCTTGGTCCAACAGATTCAAAATCATTATGGGTACAGCTAAAGGACTTGCACATTTGCACCATTCCTTCCGGCCTCCAATCATTCACTACAACATAAAGCCGAGCAACATTCTGCTGGACGAAAATTTGAACCCGAAACTATCAGATTTCGGACTAACAAGGCTGTTGAAGAAACTCGAAAAGCATGTTGTAAGTAACAGGTTTAAAAGTGCATTAGGCTATGTGGCACCAGAATTAGCTTGTCAGAGCTTAAGAGTGAACGAGAAATGTGACATATATGGATTTGGGGTACTGATACTTGAGCTAGTGACTGGACGAAGAGCGGTTGAGTATGGAGAAGACAATGTGGTAATACTAAATGATCATGTTAGAATATTGCTGGAGCAAGGGAATGTATTGGAGTGTGTTGATCCGGGCATGTGTGATTATCCAGAGGATGAGGTATCTCCGGTTCTTAAGTTAGCCCTGGTGTGTACTTCCCATGTACCATCAGACAGGCCTTCCATGTCCGATGTTgtacagattttgcaggttatCAAGGCCCCAGTTCCATCAAGAACGTAG